Proteins co-encoded in one Bremerella sp. TYQ1 genomic window:
- a CDS encoding HEAT repeat domain-containing protein, whose translation MSTIEETLPHVLQVLANPVTPHTAPELWCRIRSIGWTECLPILLEQLRSGSTDVQRLVMDIVSEEAEQMGVVDARPFIPSIILKLGHEDRLVRISAISTLDAIRALDSDVVACLFDMVQQDESAVAREALIVLLRNDGDTLTRTLELFRSSNE comes from the coding sequence ATGAGCACAATCGAAGAGACATTGCCGCACGTATTACAGGTATTGGCAAATCCGGTCACTCCTCACACGGCACCGGAACTCTGGTGTCGAATTAGGAGTATTGGTTGGACCGAATGTCTTCCGATTCTTTTGGAGCAGTTGCGTTCCGGAAGCACAGATGTTCAGAGGCTTGTCATGGACATCGTGTCAGAAGAGGCAGAGCAAATGGGGGTCGTCGATGCCCGACCATTTATTCCGTCGATCATCTTAAAGCTGGGGCATGAGGATCGACTTGTCCGAATATCGGCGATATCTACGCTTGATGCTATCCGAGCTTTGGATAGCGATGTAGTCGCTTGTCTTTTTGACATGGTTCAGCAGGATGAGTCGGCGGTTGCAAGAGAGGCTCTCATCGTGCTTCTGAGAAATGATGGCGACACGCTCACTCGAACATTGGAGCTCTTTCGTTCGAGCAACGAGTAA
- a CDS encoding topoisomerase DNA-binding C4 zinc finger domain-containing protein: protein MEAQNQIKLDIDAWLVVSPIVTPLHPEANFISALKCLTEIATRLPGFKLMHSQTRLILSSKVALKLDGVPVALSVPTCPECEIEMELRRSKFGAFFGCPNYPGCNEKVKLADQLVLKSMASLQSKGMV from the coding sequence ATGGAAGCTCAAAATCAGATCAAACTTGACATCGATGCTTGGCTTGTCGTCTCTCCGATTGTCACACCGCTTCATCCTGAGGCTAACTTCATAAGTGCGTTGAAGTGCCTAACGGAAATCGCTACACGGCTTCCCGGTTTCAAATTGATGCACAGCCAAACCCGGTTAATTCTATCCAGCAAAGTGGCATTGAAACTGGATGGAGTACCTGTCGCACTCTCCGTACCCACTTGTCCAGAATGCGAAATTGAAATGGAGTTGCGGCGATCAAAATTCGGAGCCTTTTTTGGTTGCCCGAACTACCCAGGTTGCAATGAAAAGGTGAAACTTGCAGACCAACTCGTCCTGAAATCGATGGCAAGTCTTCAATCGAAGGGGATGGTGTAG
- a CDS encoding AlpA family transcriptional regulator yields the protein MNVGTMTDNQPKAAITVSRMCSLLEMSRSQFYWHVKKGTFHAPLKLSNGRPYYNASQVEDNLKARELGIGVNGEYVLFYQRDTDTPQVTKPTKSKPTPKQDHTDLLDGLSALGLSGLTSSVIASAVDQCYPNGTSGEDENDILRTVFRHLKRAGVG from the coding sequence ATGAATGTAGGGACCATGACCGACAACCAACCGAAAGCTGCCATCACCGTGAGCAGAATGTGTTCGCTTCTGGAGATGAGCCGAAGCCAATTCTATTGGCACGTCAAAAAGGGGACGTTTCATGCTCCGCTCAAACTGAGCAACGGACGCCCTTACTACAATGCCAGCCAAGTTGAAGACAACCTCAAGGCACGAGAACTCGGAATTGGTGTTAATGGCGAGTACGTGCTGTTCTACCAACGGGACACCGACACGCCACAGGTAACTAAACCAACGAAGTCGAAACCGACGCCCAAGCAAGACCACACCGACTTGCTGGATGGTCTCTCGGCACTTGGACTTTCTGGCTTGACAAGCTCGGTCATCGCCAGTGCCGTTGACCAGTGCTATCCGAATGGGACAAGCGGTGAGGACGAAAACGACATTCTCCGAACTGTTTTCCGACACTTGAAGCGTGCGGGTGTTGGTTGA
- a CDS encoding cytochrome C oxidase subunit IV family protein: MSQRSLIKNDQEFQRQIRQQQMTDWAKIGLLVGLNVQQFQTNQLLSQNLEAACHTNEALRHIAGTIEQIASLQQTHFDQVQRERSLKEVAFQFEKFMDETERVSDPVSAAYGTKRLFDIVDHPVNGFTTADLSDLDDKRHFDALIARAKKALTSLSNNDFERLDHFEKLYGIYLQRKSDGYDADQVFPFRKHESLAEKFRYRPNIDENEQFGSGHVNTEAQLTKQKVISGLQVGCGGLMLLWGVLMVIIAINMAIVDRDPGRLGGLVCVLPFATVGGVMVALFFKKRTEQTQLDERKREEFSQRLKQWEIDKRNEENRVLALNSKIDEENAKIEERRRKGRKIYEATMNEMRNLINGFLDDHPPIQQFVAKV; encoded by the coding sequence ATGAGCCAGCGATCTCTTATCAAGAATGACCAGGAATTCCAGCGTCAGATTCGACAACAACAAATGACTGATTGGGCGAAGATTGGACTATTGGTTGGTCTCAACGTCCAACAGTTCCAAACGAATCAGCTGCTGTCTCAAAACCTCGAAGCAGCCTGCCATACGAACGAAGCACTTCGCCACATTGCAGGGACAATCGAACAAATTGCCTCACTTCAGCAAACTCATTTTGATCAGGTTCAACGTGAGCGATCTTTAAAAGAAGTTGCATTCCAGTTTGAAAAGTTTATGGATGAGACCGAGAGAGTCAGCGATCCAGTTTCAGCTGCATACGGCACGAAGAGACTGTTTGATATCGTCGATCATCCAGTCAATGGATTCACCACGGCCGATCTGTCAGACCTTGACGACAAGCGTCATTTCGATGCACTTATTGCTCGTGCTAAGAAAGCCCTGACATCCCTGTCTAACAATGACTTCGAACGCCTTGATCACTTCGAGAAACTATATGGAATCTACCTTCAGAGAAAATCCGATGGCTATGATGCCGATCAAGTGTTTCCATTCCGAAAACACGAGTCATTAGCCGAGAAATTCCGATATCGACCTAATATCGATGAAAACGAGCAATTTGGTTCTGGCCATGTGAACACAGAAGCACAGCTGACCAAGCAGAAAGTCATTTCTGGATTGCAGGTCGGATGTGGAGGGCTGATGCTTCTTTGGGGAGTGTTGATGGTCATCATAGCAATCAATATGGCCATCGTTGACAGAGATCCTGGACGACTAGGTGGACTTGTATGTGTTCTCCCATTCGCAACTGTCGGTGGAGTAATGGTCGCCCTGTTCTTCAAGAAACGGACAGAGCAGACGCAGTTGGATGAACGGAAGCGGGAAGAATTTTCGCAGCGGCTCAAGCAGTGGGAAATCGACAAAAGAAATGAGGAAAACAGAGTTCTGGCCCTCAACTCAAAAATCGATGAGGAAAATGCCAAAATTGAAGAGCGTCGTCGCAAGGGACGCAAAATCTACGAGGCAACAATGAATGAGATGAGGAATTTGATCAACGGATTTCTGGACGATCATCCTCCGATACAGCAATTTGTTGCAAAAGTGTGA
- a CDS encoding patatin-like phospholipase family protein, whose amino-acid sequence MTRTWSISMAGQQYRILSLDGGGIRGLITALWLKRLQQKLEKPLHTYFDLIAGTSTGAILACGISKGIDVDRIVELYVERGREVFPSLPSQLWSRATRLFSDGTSAPKYDGKGLEKVLKDIFRTTVFGSLKIKPTLITTYDVLGREAVVFKNDRPEYHSLRVWELCKASAAAPSYFPSHVLQVNGIDIPLIDGGVVANNPTACAIAEGMKLNSPRNNPDPCELNDFVVASFGTGESTRSISIGESQEWGAAEWALPVVDVLFDGSADSVDYISSQLIDPDKYFRFQTRLEDAYDDMDNASHTNVNALMRIASQYIDHGEGKTRLNALSALLSSTAK is encoded by the coding sequence TTGACACGCACCTGGAGTATATCGATGGCAGGACAGCAATATCGAATTCTTTCGCTCGATGGCGGTGGAATTCGAGGACTTATTACGGCTCTATGGTTAAAACGACTTCAGCAGAAACTAGAGAAGCCACTGCATACCTATTTCGACTTGATTGCCGGAACTTCTACCGGGGCGATTCTTGCTTGTGGGATTTCTAAGGGGATCGACGTTGACCGTATTGTCGAACTATACGTTGAACGAGGACGTGAAGTATTTCCTTCGCTTCCCTCGCAGCTTTGGAGCCGAGCTACTCGCCTATTTTCAGATGGAACCAGTGCTCCGAAATACGATGGGAAAGGCTTAGAAAAAGTTCTAAAAGACATTTTTCGAACTACCGTTTTCGGAAGTCTGAAGATTAAGCCTACGCTGATCACTACATACGATGTCCTCGGAAGAGAGGCTGTAGTTTTCAAAAATGATCGCCCTGAATACCACAGCCTTCGAGTTTGGGAATTGTGCAAAGCGTCGGCTGCAGCTCCTAGCTACTTTCCCTCACACGTTCTTCAGGTGAATGGGATCGATATACCGCTTATCGATGGCGGCGTTGTTGCCAACAATCCGACAGCTTGTGCAATCGCAGAAGGCATGAAACTGAATAGCCCTCGAAACAACCCCGATCCCTGTGAACTCAATGACTTTGTAGTTGCGAGTTTTGGAACTGGCGAATCGACCCGATCAATTTCCATTGGCGAGTCGCAGGAATGGGGAGCAGCCGAGTGGGCTTTGCCCGTCGTTGACGTGCTCTTCGATGGATCTGCAGACTCCGTTGATTACATTTCTTCGCAACTAATTGACCCCGATAAATACTTCCGATTCCAGACAAGGCTCGAAGACGCTTATGACGACATGGACAACGCATCGCATACCAATGTCAACGCATTGATGCGAATAGCTAGTCAGTACATTGATCACGGAGAGGGTAAAACTCGCTTAAACGCTTTGTCCGCACTTCTTTCCTCAACGGCAAAATAA
- a CDS encoding M48 family metallopeptidase — protein MTVHVEEILLAAEQNDWRLREDTAAKLEELLRKLKPGPKPEWYPIVNFLLGMFYSDQFWENDFPTKANQITAGREFTDKVVNYFSAFLRSTHRPCFELVSNELEFRLPIDTKFWACFGFAWNAFHSVQFDPCIPLTGDDEHLDFIGVALDRLALAYYLDGQPELSADALVAAIESPTSSCWTYWHGPVDLTRLLAWIGWLYFDGGVFDKAAEYMQECVDSLPQHPEEGSSPATASLIRLSEMYMNGGNCEGDWRHAVTEVGDHWNFLPSGTLVRGCDAFMIRLSISLASQGGIEEALKAAETCIAFGEPLRDLQFEVLEDYKPVPFPEARLFRAALRTKLGSWALALSDLEECVVQVKKYINEACVLTCICLLQSEGVAIESPTELKSTQERVSGLSEQTKRVLLFRCERVLNELLDRTDGKRGLNSETAAVICRELNLHSHPIPDELKTILGHPVISMCSDCDGEGVLWSVNEEETSHQGERCPACNSIGYLLDVSDQSEIPF, from the coding sequence GTGACAGTCCACGTCGAAGAAATACTATTGGCTGCAGAACAGAATGATTGGCGACTGCGTGAAGACACTGCCGCCAAGTTGGAAGAGCTACTTAGAAAACTGAAGCCAGGTCCAAAACCAGAGTGGTATCCAATTGTCAACTTTCTGCTTGGGATGTTTTACAGTGACCAATTCTGGGAAAATGACTTTCCAACAAAAGCCAATCAAATCACAGCTGGACGTGAATTTACAGATAAGGTTGTAAATTACTTCTCCGCCTTTCTGCGGTCTACACATCGTCCTTGCTTTGAGTTGGTAAGCAATGAGCTGGAATTCAGACTTCCAATTGACACGAAGTTTTGGGCGTGTTTCGGATTTGCCTGGAATGCTTTTCACTCAGTTCAATTCGATCCTTGCATTCCCCTGACTGGCGACGATGAGCATCTCGATTTCATTGGCGTAGCCTTGGACAGACTTGCCCTTGCCTACTATTTAGATGGTCAGCCAGAGCTCTCTGCTGATGCACTTGTCGCTGCCATCGAAAGCCCAACAAGTTCATGCTGGACCTACTGGCATGGTCCAGTTGATCTCACTCGTCTCTTGGCATGGATTGGTTGGCTTTATTTTGATGGAGGAGTATTCGACAAAGCGGCTGAGTATATGCAGGAATGTGTCGACTCCCTGCCACAACATCCTGAAGAAGGAAGCTCACCTGCGACCGCATCTCTCATTCGGCTTTCAGAAATGTACATGAACGGTGGAAACTGTGAGGGAGACTGGCGACATGCGGTGACTGAGGTTGGAGACCATTGGAATTTTCTTCCATCCGGTACGCTAGTGCGTGGTTGCGATGCATTTATGATTCGCCTGAGTATTTCTCTCGCATCGCAAGGCGGAATTGAGGAGGCGTTAAAGGCAGCAGAGACCTGTATTGCCTTTGGCGAACCTCTTCGTGACTTGCAGTTTGAGGTACTAGAAGACTATAAGCCCGTTCCTTTTCCAGAAGCCCGACTTTTCAGAGCAGCACTCAGGACAAAGCTCGGAAGCTGGGCTCTTGCGTTATCAGATCTAGAGGAATGTGTCGTTCAGGTGAAAAAGTACATCAACGAAGCCTGCGTGCTGACATGCATATGTCTTCTACAGTCTGAAGGAGTCGCAATTGAGTCACCGACTGAACTCAAATCCACGCAAGAGCGAGTCTCTGGGCTTTCTGAACAAACCAAGAGGGTTTTGCTATTCCGATGTGAGCGTGTGCTTAACGAACTACTCGATAGAACAGATGGAAAGCGTGGCCTGAATTCTGAAACTGCAGCGGTGATTTGCAGGGAATTAAACCTTCACTCTCACCCTATCCCAGACGAATTGAAAACAATACTCGGTCATCCAGTTATTTCAATGTGCTCTGATTGCGATGGAGAAGGCGTCCTGTGGTCAGTCAATGAAGAAGAGACCTCCCACCAAGGCGAACGTTGTCCCGCCTGTAATAGCATCGGATACTTGCTCGACGTTTCGGACCAGAGCGAAATTCCTTTCTAA
- a CDS encoding ArdC family protein has translation MATSTKQIQEEITKKIIESLKEGTIPWRKPWSTSPNIGTPTNLVSGKAYRGINPLLLALHQDQHGFSSKWYATFNQWRDLGARVEKRPDHVKPGEWGAGIIFYAPITKTKEDPTTGEEIEVQFAMLKQYTVFSAEQVELPSNLRHLVDVDPETKNDEFVDFATAEVAIAATEANIKFGGDKCFYSLSTDHIQMVKKERFEKEKEYYSTLLHELSHWSEKRCEWTGSYAEGELRAEISAAFMCSELQIPQSDDLTNTQAYLQSWLKSLENDPRFIFKASSAASKASDYVLSFSRKEEPVSV, from the coding sequence ATGGCAACGTCCACCAAGCAGATTCAAGAAGAGATTACGAAGAAGATTATTGAGTCCCTCAAGGAAGGCACGATCCCCTGGCGAAAGCCTTGGAGTACCTCGCCCAACATTGGTACCCCGACCAACCTTGTCAGCGGCAAAGCGTATCGGGGAATCAATCCGTTGTTGCTTGCCCTTCATCAAGACCAACACGGTTTCTCGTCAAAATGGTATGCCACCTTCAATCAGTGGCGTGACCTTGGAGCACGGGTCGAAAAAAGACCAGATCACGTGAAACCGGGTGAGTGGGGAGCGGGAATTATCTTCTATGCTCCTATCACGAAGACCAAGGAGGACCCGACAACTGGCGAAGAGATAGAAGTCCAATTTGCGATGCTCAAGCAGTATACGGTGTTTTCTGCGGAGCAGGTCGAGTTGCCAAGCAATCTGCGGCATCTCGTCGATGTCGATCCGGAAACGAAGAACGATGAATTCGTCGATTTTGCTACGGCAGAAGTTGCCATCGCAGCAACCGAAGCCAATATCAAATTCGGTGGAGACAAATGCTTCTACTCACTATCGACGGACCATATCCAAATGGTCAAAAAGGAGCGGTTTGAAAAGGAGAAAGAATATTACTCGACTCTGCTACACGAACTATCGCATTGGTCGGAGAAGCGATGCGAATGGACAGGTAGCTACGCCGAAGGCGAGCTCCGTGCGGAAATTTCAGCGGCATTCATGTGCAGTGAGCTTCAGATACCGCAGAGCGACGATCTGACAAATACTCAGGCTTACCTGCAATCGTGGTTGAAGAGTCTAGAGAACGATCCACGGTTCATTTTCAAAGCATCTTCTGCCGCATCAAAAGCCTCAGACTACGTGTTGAGCTTTAGCAGAAAAGAAGAACCAGTCTCCGTCTGA
- a CDS encoding tyrosine-type recombinase/integrase gives MPQSAWEALMKLRDSDALEAPVFRSRKKGNLDESAVWRIVKKASQRAGIDKDVSCHWFRHAHASHALDRGCPIHLVQATLGHSSISTTGRYLHARPSESSGEYLGTTNLG, from the coding sequence ATGCCCCAATCGGCCTGGGAAGCTCTGATGAAGTTGAGAGACAGTGACGCACTAGAGGCACCGGTATTCCGCAGTCGTAAGAAAGGGAACTTGGACGAGTCGGCGGTGTGGCGAATCGTCAAGAAGGCATCACAACGAGCTGGTATTGATAAGGACGTTTCTTGCCATTGGTTTCGCCATGCCCATGCGTCACACGCCCTGGATAGAGGTTGTCCAATTCACTTGGTGCAGGCCACTTTGGGGCATTCTTCTATTTCAACGACTGGGCGTTACCTTCATGCTCGCCCTAGCGAGTCGAGTGGAGAATATTTGGGAACTACGAATCTTGGATAG
- a CDS encoding site-specific integrase gives MTESRSENCSELRKISPVILRSPEFSSEPINPPPQQADSDEQLIEIWLHGRPRNTQQAYRREVQRFLDSVNKPLCSIKLLDIQDFTDNIPPCLKESSVKRALSAIKSLFAFGYRLGYLSFDIGRAMKLPKFRDQLADRILSETDVLRIISLEPQPRNRALLLTLYAGGFRVSEVCSLK, from the coding sequence ATGACAGAAAGCCGATCCGAAAACTGTTCGGAATTACGCAAGATAAGTCCCGTTATCTTGCGTTCGCCCGAATTCAGCAGCGAACCCATTAATCCGCCACCCCAACAGGCGGACAGTGACGAACAACTCATCGAGATCTGGTTGCACGGTCGTCCGAGGAATACTCAGCAAGCTTACCGCCGTGAAGTGCAAAGGTTCCTCGACTCCGTGAACAAGCCGCTTTGCTCCATCAAGTTGCTCGACATCCAAGATTTCACAGACAACATCCCTCCGTGTTTGAAGGAATCATCTGTCAAACGAGCGTTGTCAGCAATCAAAAGTCTTTTCGCCTTTGGATACCGACTTGGGTACCTTTCGTTCGACATTGGCCGTGCAATGAAGTTGCCAAAATTCCGTGACCAATTAGCAGACCGAATTCTCAGTGAGACGGATGTACTGCGGATCATCAGTCTCGAACCGCAGCCTCGAAACCGGGCATTACTCCTGACGCTCTACGCTGGTGGGTTCCGAGTCTCGGAAGTCTGCTCACTCAAGTGA
- a CDS encoding Holliday junction DNA helicase RuvB C-terminal domain-containing protein: MTELIAKELCTECHVELAQNIGNIGQMQGLLMMLEAEHILLIDEIHELSETVQVSLYRAIEERKLFLGGNRKPVTLPPFTLIGATTDEYLLTTSMRDRFKILLRLEHYSDDEMMLLVSQRAVRLGWEVDLRSVQEIAYRSRGIPRLAVRLLDSAKRVASSKSSDQIDPEHVEEMLAIEGFDSLGFDPTEQKYLQLLKQHQGPVRLNVLATHLGLPKQTIEMFERDFIRLGLITKGDKGRALTPMGIEHLNGPTT; the protein is encoded by the coding sequence TTGACCGAATTGATTGCCAAGGAGCTTTGCACCGAATGCCACGTTGAGTTGGCTCAGAACATTGGCAACATCGGACAAATGCAGGGCCTGCTCATGATGCTCGAAGCAGAGCATATCCTACTGATCGACGAGATTCATGAACTGAGCGAAACGGTGCAGGTATCGCTTTATCGAGCTATCGAAGAGCGAAAGCTCTTCCTTGGCGGGAACAGGAAACCGGTGACACTTCCTCCGTTCACCCTGATTGGGGCGACAACTGACGAATACTTGCTCACGACCAGCATGAGGGACCGCTTCAAAATCCTGCTTCGACTGGAGCACTACTCCGATGATGAAATGATGTTGCTCGTGTCGCAACGTGCGGTGCGACTTGGGTGGGAAGTAGACCTTAGATCCGTACAGGAAATAGCGTATCGAAGTCGTGGAATTCCTCGACTGGCCGTCCGGCTCTTGGATAGTGCGAAGCGAGTGGCGTCGTCGAAGTCATCAGACCAGATTGATCCAGAGCATGTTGAAGAAATGCTGGCAATTGAGGGTTTCGACTCGCTTGGTTTTGATCCAACTGAACAGAAGTATCTTCAGCTCCTTAAGCAGCACCAGGGACCAGTACGACTCAACGTTCTCGCCACGCATCTTGGTCTTCCAAAGCAGACCATTGAGATGTTCGAGCGTGACTTCATCCGCCTCGGACTAATCACCAAAGGGGACAAGGGACGAGCATTAACGCCGATGGGAATTGAACACTTAAACGGGCCAACTACCTGA
- a CDS encoding sigma-70 family RNA polymerase sigma factor, with the protein MGHTTDLRNQLKRLSEGCPESRRTIIEHCCDRLRTMARRMLKKYPGVGRWSDTDDVLQESLLRLHRALVTVKPESVRKFYGLAATQIRRELIDLARSHFGPLGVGTKHDTDAGNAAQSHPDVHFEPDTIAAWTEFHEAVEELPEAEKEVFSLLWYDGLIQSDAARVLGISLATLKRRWVSARLLLNERLQGGWDLD; encoded by the coding sequence TTGGGACATACGACGGATTTGCGTAATCAGCTAAAGCGGCTTTCTGAAGGGTGTCCGGAAAGCCGTCGGACCATCATCGAGCATTGTTGCGATCGGTTAAGAACGATGGCTCGGAGAATGCTAAAGAAATATCCAGGTGTCGGCAGATGGTCAGATACCGACGACGTTCTACAGGAGAGCCTCCTGCGATTGCATCGGGCCTTGGTGACAGTAAAGCCAGAATCAGTCCGCAAATTCTATGGACTCGCTGCAACTCAAATTCGTCGGGAACTGATCGATTTAGCTCGCAGTCATTTTGGCCCGCTTGGTGTAGGCACCAAGCATGATACCGATGCTGGCAATGCTGCACAATCTCATCCTGATGTACATTTCGAGCCGGACACCATCGCTGCCTGGACCGAGTTTCACGAGGCAGTCGAAGAGCTTCCCGAGGCCGAAAAAGAGGTTTTCAGCCTGCTTTGGTATGACGGATTAATCCAATCCGATGCCGCTCGTGTTCTCGGGATTTCCCTGGCGACTTTGAAACGCCGCTGGGTATCTGCACGGCTGCTGCTAAACGAACGTCTTCAGGGAGGTTGGGATCTTGACTGA